The window CCGACTATGTCTATGCCCACATGCACTACCTGCGCACCCGTTTCGGCGTGCGGCACCTCAACGTCTACGATGACTTGTTTACGCTGAACCGCAAGCGTATCGCCGGGCTGTGCGACCTGCTGGTCGATCGCCCCCTGGGCATGCAGTTCAACTGCGCGGTACGCGTGGGGCACGTGGACGACGAGCTGTTGCGCATGCTCCAGGCGGCCGGCTGTCTGATGGTCTCCCTGGGCATTGAGAGCGGCGATCCCAATTTGCTGGCGGTCCACAAACCGGGGGTCTACCTGGACGAGGTCAAAAGCACGGTGAGCCGGATCCAGGCCGCCGGATTGCGGGTCAAGGGACTGTTCATGATGGGGCTGCCCGGCGAAACTGCGGCATCCATTCGAAAGACCAGCGACTTTGTGATGTCCTTAGGATTGGACGACATGAACATGGCCAAGTTCACGCCCTTTCACGGCGCGCCGGTATGGCGGACCATTTTCGAGGAAGGCACGGTGGAAGAGGATTGGCGGCTCATGAACTGCCTCAACTTCGTCTTTGTGCCCAAAGGCATCGACGCCAAGGAGACTCTGGACCGTCTCTATAACACGCACGTGAAGCGTTTCTATTCGGACCCGGCCTGGCGGCGGCGTTTCATGCGACGCACCTGGCAACATCGCCACAGCCTGTGGCACATGTTCAAGCATCTGCCCGACTTCCTGTATGCCATGCGCACTTTCGAGCCCAAGAAGTAACTAACGGCAATGACTTTTTTCCAATCCATCAAGAATTGATGAACCCGTAAAAAGTCGCAGATGCGTCATGCCGGCGAACGCCGGCATCCAGAACATATTGAAAATACTGGATCACGGCGTTCTCCGGGATGACGGGAAACGCGAATTTCGGACTGTTTGCCAATCCATAAGGAATTGATGCGTTGCACCCAAAAAATTGATCATATATGACCATAAAGTAGTGGTCATATATGATCAATGGTCGTATATGACCGGCGGCATTCGCCGTTTCCGGCCCGTCTCTCCCACGTCTGGCCAATCGCATATCCCAATTAAATCCAATCAGTACCGTCAAAAAAGCCGATGGTCCGATTCCCGGCACGAATCTTGAGTTGTCAAAACACAACACCGACTTATTTCTCGGGTTCCATCTTCCTCTCTGCCACCGAACCGATGGCATCAACCCCACTCAAAGGATCAAAACATGACGGACACATCGAACCTGACCGGAATTGGTGATGGCGGCATTTCAATCAAAACAGTGGTCGAAATCATGGCCCGCGCGCTGGTGGATCGACCGGAGGCAGTATCTGTCTCCGAAATCAGCAGTGCCCATTCGTTGATCGTGGAACTGAAGGTCGCCAAGGAAGACCTGGGCAAGATCATCGGCAAGCATGGACGGAACGCAGGTGCGATGAGGACGATTGTCAACGCGGTTTCGGCCAAAACAAAAAAGCACATCGTGCTTGAAATCATGGAGTAAACCCGAAGATCGGCTTTGCCGGGAAGTAGATGCCATGATCATCGTTCGAATCATCATGCACGTGTTGCCTGAAAAGCAGAAAGAGGTGGTGCAGACGCTCCAGTCGCTGATGGTCCCCATGGAAAGAGAGGCCGGCTGTCTCAGCTATGCGCTCCTGTGCGACATGAAAAACCAGAATCTGCTGTGTGTGCTCGAGGAGTGGGAGAATCGAAATAAGCTGGACCATCATTTACAATCGGACATCTTCGGTGTCTTGCTGGGGACCAAAAGTCTTTTGCATCGACCGCATGATATCCATATCTACACTGTTCAGCAATCGGAGGGGATGAATGCCGTGCTCGCCGCGCGCGGCAAACATCGAGACGTTGCTTTAAAAGGGAGTTAAATCATGAACATTTTACTCATCTACCCGAAATTTCCAGAGACATTCTGGTCCTTCACCTACGCTCTGCGATTTATAAAAAAGAG is drawn from Desulfatitalea tepidiphila and contains these coding sequences:
- a CDS encoding B12-binding domain-containing radical SAM protein, which encodes MRIVLVHPAGSNWIPGRKDMAAVANRMAPLGLLSIAAYLERAGHTVFVHDCLGPHAPSGISANVSRIMENEPDLVGFSATTSGFLDGYDMAVAIKRIRPEVRTVFGGVHVSALGSRLLEPFEHIDFLCPGEGEATLTELADGRAPGEIDGLIWRDGEHIVVNPPRAHLPDLDALPFPAYEKLAGFPKRYNLPLFSYILAPGATMVTSRGCPYRCSYCDRSVFHQGFRYNSPDYVYAHMHYLRTRFGVRHLNVYDDLFTLNRKRIAGLCDLLVDRPLGMQFNCAVRVGHVDDELLRMLQAAGCLMVSLGIESGDPNLLAVHKPGVYLDEVKSTVSRIQAAGLRVKGLFMMGLPGETAASIRKTSDFVMSLGLDDMNMAKFTPFHGAPVWRTIFEEGTVEEDWRLMNCLNFVFVPKGIDAKETLDRLYNTHVKRFYSDPAWRRRFMRRTWQHRHSLWHMFKHLPDFLYAMRTFEPKK
- a CDS encoding KH domain-containing protein, producing MKTVVEIMARALVDRPEAVSVSEISSAHSLIVELKVAKEDLGKIIGKHGRNAGAMRTIVNAVSAKTKKHIVLEIME
- a CDS encoding putative quinol monooxygenase, with amino-acid sequence MIIVRIIMHVLPEKQKEVVQTLQSLMVPMEREAGCLSYALLCDMKNQNLLCVLEEWENRNKLDHHLQSDIFGVLLGTKSLLHRPHDIHIYTVQQSEGMNAVLAARGKHRDVALKGS